The Cervus canadensis isolate Bull #8, Minnesota chromosome 13, ASM1932006v1, whole genome shotgun sequence genomic interval GGTGAGGGGGTGTTGGAAGTGGCTTTCAGAGCCCCGCGCTTGGCCCGGGCCCTTGATCCTCTCCTTTGAGCAGGGCCGGGGTGAATGGAGGAGGCAGGAAGCCTGGGGGAGCGGGAGGGGCTCACCCCCTCGCTGGGCCCTcactccccctctccccacaggcTCCGGAGGATTGACGCCTTCTCCAGCGGCCTGTGGGCCCTGCTGCTGGGGCTGCACCTGGCCGAGCAGCACCTGCAGGCCGCCTCGCCCCACTGGCTGGACACGCTCAAGCTCAGCACCACGTCCCTGTGCTGCCTGGTGGGCTTCACGGCAGCTGTGGCCACAAGGAAGGCAACGGGCCCGCGGAGGTTCCGGCCCCGAAGGTCAGAGACACAGCAGTGACTTCGGGGGGAGGACAGATGGACCCGCAGGCCCCGGGCTTGGCCCGCAGCCCGGACAGGGAACCTctgtctttgcttctttcttacctgcctcactcccaccccactcccaccccacccccaccttagGGTCCTGGCCCAGCCCCTCCACCTCTCCTAGGAGTCAGGCCCCCCCCCATTCCTTTCTGGCTCCACCAAGCCACCCCCACCCAGCGCCCCCAAGTGCTCTCTAGCTGGTCACCACTCCCGCCACCTTTCTGGCCAAAGACCCCACCACCACTGCTCTGAGACTGGAACAGGGCAGCACCCGTACCGCCTGCCTCTGCCCCGTGGCTTCCGCTGGCAGCCAGGCACCCCACACTGGCCACGGCCCCTTCCCTGGCTCTGACACCATCAGGAGAGGGGTACAGGCCTGCTCTTTGCTTCTTCTCTCACCTTGCCCGTCTCTCAGCCCATAATGGGCTGGCGACGGTGGCTGCAGGCTGGGCCCTCGCCGCATGGCCTGACCACTCGGGCTGCTTGGTGTGGGCAGGTGCTGCTGAGTCAGGGCCACGCAGGGCCCCCTACCTCATCCCACCCTCGTTTCTCGGGTCTGTCCTTTTGGTCCTACCTGTGGTCCAGTCAGCCCCCAGGAGCTCATGAAAccaggaggaggcagggctgaCCCCCTGGGTTCCCTGCTCCAAGAGCCCGTTATCCCTCAGCCTCCTTCCCCACGGGTGGAGAATGCAGTTCTTAGACCCAGACTGGCCTTGACCATGAGTTTGTGGGGCGAGGCCCACATGGAGGTGGAGGGTAGAAAATCGTGCTTTGCCCGTGGTCAGCAGATTTCTCCTAGCAGCCAGGCGGTGGTGGGAGATCGcccaggagggtggggggaggggtataCATGCTCTTTACTTCCCTATCTTTTGGGCACCGCTGTGAGCCAGACAGCGTAACTGGGGTGCACACACTCTGCCCactctcctgggaagcccctggctcTGCCCTGGAAAGGCATGAACCCTTATAGCCCAGCCCTCTACTCGCTCCCTGCAGGGCTGGGGTTCAGGCTTCCCAGGCCGAAGTGGCTCTGATTGGCAGGTAGCGGGGCCCTGCCACCCTCCCTCCATGCCAGGATGTCCCCAGTGTCCTCCCAAAACCCCGCCTCCATTATGATGCCCAGAAAAAGTTCCAACTGCCCGAAGTTAGCACTGGGTAAGGGGCCTAAGGGACACGCAGGCCCATGACACCAGGTCCTTGTCCCTTGTCCCTCTTTGGCTTGTCACCActctcctcctggcctctggAGCCCCTTGGGGAGGCTCTTGCTTCCCGCCTCCCCGTGGGGCAGCTGAAGAGTTCACAGGGCCTCGGCCTCACTCTccctgggccaggccctgccACCCCCGCCTGTGTGCCATCTGTACAATGAGAGCTGGACCCTTCCAGGGCCCTGGGGTGCTGGCGTGGGTGTCATGCTCTGGAGGCTGTTCTCAGCCTGGGGGCTGCCTCCCAGGGCCGTGGCAGGGGGCAGAGCAAGACTGCGCACCCCTGTAGGGCCTCCTATCCTACTCTCATCAGGGTGAGCGTGAACCCCGCTCCAGGTATGGACCCGGGGAACTGCACAGGCCAGTCACGTGTGTGAGGGTGATGCTCAGGAAAGGGCCGTCATCTCGCTGAGCCTACGGGGTGGGTGAAGAGTGCCCAGCTCAGGCCCAAGCCCCACCATCCTTCCGTTCTCGGGGTCCTGAGAAGCCACCCCACCCACCCGCCTGTGTGTCGGGTGGTGCTGCACCCTGATACATGTGCGGAGAGCTGGGTGAGTCAGGAGCTGGGCCCAGCTTGCTCTGGGTGGAGGGTGAGGTGGAAGAGCACCGACGAGGTGGAGGAGTGGGGTGGCCGGCCTGTCCCTCGCTTCTGTGAACCAGCCTCCCCGAGCGGGGCGGTGGGAGCCAGGCGGGGAACCCGTGTCTGTTGGCTGTGTGTCCCCTGGTCTCTGGAATCCCCTGTTCTCAAGGAAACTGGCAGCACGGTGCTAATTACTGCTTTTTTTGGCTTTGAGTAGAAGCAGGACATCTGTGTGTACGCGTGTATTTaagttaaattatttataataaccgtAACCAGCTCTCATGCTGGCCAGGAGCCTGCTGAGCAGACGTCTCTCCTGCCCTCTAGCGGGCGGGGGCGGAAAGACACCCTCGTGTCACAAGATGGACCTCATCgaaggaaggcttcctggcaTTTTTAGAgtttgtgtgatttttaaaaccacGCATCTGTCCCTTCAAATTCCATTACGTGGAGCATATTTCAGTACCTTCCGACATTACTGGCGACAGCTGAGGAAGTGCGGGCGTCACTGGGACCATGGCTTATTCCCTGGGAGTGTGTTGGCCCACTCTCCGCTCCACTGGGGACCACGACCAGACCCTCCAGAATGGGGGGTCAGGGTGTGGAACCAtcttctcccccaaccccaggccaAGTAGGCTGCCCTATAATGCTTGCCTAGGAGCCCCTGGGAGAGGCCGGCATCCCCTCTGCCTGCGACTGTCGCCGAGTGTCCCGTCCTTTCTGTTGTGTAGACGTGGATGACTGTCTAGTGACCCTGTAATTGCTGTAACCACAATTCCCGGCCTTAGCTGTAGTGTTTTGATGCTGTATTTTCAATAAATGCCTCCGGGGCCCTGCTTTGACCGGTGGGCGTCAGGCACCACGtctattctgttttttctttctcattccttcAGAGGCTTCTTTGCCAGGGGCGGGGGCTTCAAGGGACGGGAGTGCCCACCAGAGTCAAGCTTGGGAGCTGGCGACATGGGCACCGAGCAGCTCAGGGCCCACCATCCTTGGGTGGCGCGTTTATTTCCTTGTCTCCGTAAGCTGCTCCTTAAATGTCGTCCTCTCTGTCCTCCGGCTCCCGGCCTGGGCCGGGATCGGGTTGGAGAACAAAAGACCCCCCTCAGTGTCAGACAGGGTGCAGTGCAGCCAGCCGCCCAACCCTTCCCCAGAGCCCCTCCATCACGGCGGGCACACAGGCTTGGGTTCTGAGGCCAGGTGCCTCTCTGAGATGGGGTTTGAGGGTGCAGGTGGTctgtggggcggggcgggggagttGTTAAGAGGAAGCGTCGGTCTGTGTGCAGCGCTCAGGAGCCTGGCGGAGGTGGGGCTCCTTTGACAGAGGCTCCCGGGACTGTCTTCTGTGGAGCCAGGACAAAGGCTCATGCCTGACACTTCACACAATCTGCTAGTTGAGTGATGCCATCACGTGTCCCAACAAGAGGGTCAGACTAAAGAACCGCCCCTCCTCCCCCCCGCAGCCCCCCAGGGCCACCTTGATTACCTGCATCAGAGATTGGGAAAGCACCCGTGCCAGCTGGGCAGCCCCAGGTGTGAGCAGGATCTGGGAGGAAGGAGGTGGCCAGACCCAGCCAACCACCTCTAAGACCCACGGCCCGACTGGGCTTGAGCTTGCCAATTACTTGAGGTATACTTCGGCCAGCTCCTGGCCTGGCCCAGCCCATGGGTTGCCCAGTAGGGTAGCACAGGAAGCCCAGTACAGGCAGACATGCTGCTGCCCCTTGGAAAggcccaggtgtgtgtgtgtgtgtgcgtgtgtatgtgtgtgtgtgcggcgGCGTCCCCCTCTCCCCCCCCAACTCCCTACTGTGGCCCACACACCCTGCCCTCAGGCTGCTGCTGCACACAACAACCAGGGGTCCTGGGGTGGGTGCAGGGAACGGGGCTTCATGTGAGACTGGAGCAAGTTAGCCAAGGGTCCCAGCGCACCCACACTGCCCCCACCTCCGGCCACTCCCCACGGTCGTCGCTGTCCTGCTGCATGGTATCACAATTCTAAAATGACAGCACCAACCTGTGTCTTGTGTTTAGAGTCAGAGCCTTCCCCAGGCATTTTGGGGGAAAGGAGGTAGGGGTCACCCTAGGCAGAATGGGTCCTTGGGTGGAATGTAGGCATGTCCAGCCCGGTGCCCAGAGTCCTCTATAGATTTGCTTGATAGGTCCCACAGCATTGATTTGCCCATGTCCCCCAAACACTGGGCCCACCTTTGGTTCCAAAGTCCAGGTGGCCTCCTGGCACTTAGAAAGGCAATTAAAAGGTCacgtgattctccaggcaggcatcAGCTGACCCACCTTCATAGAAGTTATTTTATGTGAGGGGAAGGGGTGAAAACCAGGGAGATGGGTAGACTGAAGCTTGGCCAGCGGGACCCCGGGTGTGCAGCTGGGGTGGGCGCCTTAGCCAGCCCCCAGCTCTGCTGCAGGGCCTGAGCCAACCTGCCCGTCCGTCGGCACATTGTCCATGGGCTCAGTTGTCCCTTGGGACCGAGGTAAGGCTGGACCTCTGCAGCTCCGTCCAGACGGCGGACTAATCCCTTATTAActgcctctgccccctccccctctgtAATCAGTTGCCTTAATCAGAAGCATGGTTGACATTCTGGCTTGGGGCCACTGGGTCCTGTGGTGTGATCTGTACCGCGCTCAAGTTAAAGAGACACTGTCACCTTCCATCTGCGGACAGCCTCGCGATCGCTCACGGCTCTTTCTAAGTTGGAGTCTGGCTGGCATGCTGCCAGAGCCTCTTCCTGGAGATCCCCAAGCCTGGCTGCCTCCCCCTCTGCTCTGCCAGGGGCTTTAGCAGAGTGTCCAGTGTCTGAGACTAGAGAGCAGCAGCAGGGGGATTCCCGGGTCAGGCCCGGGGGAGCAGGGGCTCCCCGAGCTCGGCCACTGCGAGGAGGCTCTGGGCACCAAGCAGGAAGTGGCCCAGTTGAGCGCCCGTAGAGGACTGGGCGTTTCTGCTTCGAGGTGAAGGGTTGGCGTGAGGTTGGTGAGGGCGACAGTGTCACTTTAATACCAAGATTCGTAGTAGACCTAGTTTGCTGTGAGGCTGAGGGGGATCGGAGGGGGCATGCAGGGAGGGGTGGGTCACGCCAGCACCTCCCAGCCACCCGCTCCTAATGGCGTGAATGTGGTTGGACCGCTTTTCTGCTGCAACTAACACACGCCTCCTCTGGGACCCCGACTCGGGCCCCGCCTTGCaccgtgggggaggggaggggagggggcccacCGAGGTGGAGGCCCTGCTTCAGAGCCCCCCGGGGCTGACCTGCTCCTCTCTCCCatgcccccccccacctccccgggcTCTCTCAATAGGTGCTTCCCAGGAGACTCCGCCGGCCTCTTCCCCACCGGCCCCAGCCTGGCCGTCCCCTGCCCAAGCCTGAGCATCACGGGCCCCTCGCCATCTTTGTTCGTCCCCGCCCCGCCCGGCTTCCTGCCCATCGCCAACCAGCAGCTGTTCCGGTCCCCCCGCCGGGCTTCGCCCTCCTCGCTGCCCGGCCGTCTCAGCCGGGCCCTCTCTCTGGGAACCATCCCCTCTCTGACACGAGCAGGTAAGTGGCACTGAAAGGCCCTGGCGGACGTGCGGGGCTCGGGGCACCTCCCTGAGCTCAGGGTGGGCGTGGTGGTCCTGTTGTAGAGTTGGCAGaactgggttcaaaccctggtgtGTCTACTCAGTAACTGCCTGAGCCGAGGGGCTTAGccattctgagcctcagtttcccacaaAAACAAATGAACGCACCCTGGGTGAGGGTTGAACCAGGTGACGGATTTAAAGCCTTGGATGTCACAGTTACTGTTGTTATTGCTGCTGTTTgtgatcgtgtgtgtgtgtgtgtgtgtgtgtgtgtgcgtgctctgtcatgtctgattcttttgtgaccccgtagactgtatcccgccagacccctctgtccatggaatttttcaggcaggaacactgtactgggtagccacttcctcctcctggggatcttccccatccagaaatagaacccagggtctcctacgtctcctgcaattttcaggcaaattctttaccactgagccacctgggaagcccctgagaccCTGGGGGCTGGAAAATTTGCCCCCAGTCTTTGTGGTGCAGGGCCCAGGGCTTTGGTTCAAGCCTGTCGTGTTCATGGAGCCCTGGTGGGACCAGCATCTGGTCCCCGCCACAGGAAATTTTGTCTCATCCATCCCCTTCCCCAGCAGGATCTTTCCAGGGGCCCTGCCGCGTCGTCTTCAATGACCCTCCTCACTTGGGGAGGCTGCCTGGTGCCCACAGGGTTTGCTTTATCCCCTGGGGGATGACCTGGGGGGCAGGGCGGTGCCGCAGGATCCGGTCTCCAGGAACGCGGGCAGCATCTTGGTTAAGCTGGGCTTTCTGACATGCAGTGTCTCTCTGAAGCCCCTCAGCAGTTCCCCCATGTGGGGGCTCCCCCCACCCAGTCCGACATCCCCTGGGCCTGTTCTCCCCATAACTTGCCCAGCAGCTGCGGCCACCAAGACCTGGGGTTTGAGCCCGGGCGTCTTCTTGCCCTGTGTGCAGTCCTGCATCCTCCTAGGTCGTGGGTGGGTCACACTGCAGGAGGGACGGCTCGCTGGACACAGCGTGCGCCGAGCAGTGGGTAGTGTTTTGAGGCCTGCAGGGTGGGGTTGACGGGGGTCAGACTGAGCCCTGAGTAGGACCGAGATTGGACTCCAGGCATTTCCGTGTCACCTGACGTGAGCCACGTTGCTGGGAGAAGGGCCTCGTCTGGTAATGGTTATTCAGCAGAGTCCCCTGAGCAGATGAGTCACAGCTCAGGCCCTGCTCAGACCTGGGGCTGGTGGACGGGGCCCTTGGGGCCCTCTCTGAACAGCCCCTGGAGCTGGGGCAGAGAGGAGCGAAGTGGACAGGAAGGCCCTGGACTCAGGAACCTGGGGACCCGGGAGCTGGGCCCATCCGCAGAAGGTTGTTCTCTGTGGAGCCTCCAGGGTCAGGGCAGGGACCCAAGCTCTGGAGCCTCTGCCGGACAGCATGGGTATGGCCCCtgcctgctgtgtccacaggcaGTCTCCTTGTTGCCCTGGTAGGCCTGAGGTGAGGGCTCAGGGGGCCCCCTGCCCCAAGGGCCCAGGGCGGTTCTGTGGGACACAGGTTGGTCTCAGAATGACGTGTGAGGGCTGGGACCCAGTCGCCATCCCTGGGGCCGGCCCTTGGCTCAGGTGTCAGGAGGCCCTGGCGGTCCAGGATCCGTCTTCCCGAGCTCTATCTGCCTCTGCAGCTCCTGCTGCAGGCCTTGCCCCGGCTCCCAGCATGCCCAGCGGGAAGGCCCCTCCCCTGGACCTGCCAACAGGTTAGCGGAGGAGGCGGGACTCAAGATGGCTGGAGAAAAGAAGGGCACAGGGTGGGCACCAGGCCTGGCCTCCCGTGTGGCCTGCATGGGttccagtttccttatctgcgaAGCGGGTGACGCAGAGCAGCCATGCCTCGGGGAGGGGTTGGAGACAGGCCGTCTCCCCAGGGACCTATGTTGCCTCTCTGTCTCCAGACTCAGGGTACCTGTTTAGCGGGAGCCGTCCTCCATCTCAGGTGTCCCGACCCGGGGAGGTCTCAGTTTCAGGTAAGAGGGACCAGGCGCCAAGGGGAGTGATGGGAAGCCAGCTCAGGCAGACAGCAAGTGAGCTGGGGTTTCCAGAGCGTGTGCAGGGCGGGACAGCAGACAGGCCCCTGGAGGGGATTCTGTTCAAATCCCAGCCCACGGCTGCTACCCGCTGTGCAGCCCTGGGCAAGTGCCTGACacctctgtgcctcatttttctcttctgtgaaatgggccCCAGAGTTTCTAGGACTAGCCATGGTGCCGTCGTCCTTACAGTGGTGACAGATGGAGGTGGCACTTGGAAATGAGCAGGGCCCAGGTTAACTGACCCCAGGTCTCCAGGGTTTCTTTCTCCCCAGGCCTTATTCTCAGCTGAGGGAGGTAGCAGAGACTTTGGACAGAAATTGGAGAGGGGCAGAGGGGGCATTGCTGAGGCTCCGCgatcctcttcccctccctgggTGCCTCCTCCCACAATTCCCAGCAGGGCCCCCTGTGCCCAGCAGTCTAGGCCCAGCCTTGCCTTTCTCCCTCTGTCAGTAGACGGAAAGCAACAGATCAGAATAGGCGCTCCTGTAAGCAGAGCGAGCACTCACAATGTTGTCGTCTCTGCCTTCCTCCCGCCTCCAGATTACTTCTCTCTGCTGTCGGGCAGCTGCCCCTCCTCCCCGGTCCCTTCCCCGGCGCCCTCCGTGGCAGGCTCGGTGGCCTCCAGCGCCGGCTCCCTGCGCCACCGCCGGCCCCTCATCAGCCCAGCCCGGCTCAACCTGAAGGGGCAGAAGCTGCTGCTGTTCCCGTCGCCCCCTGGGgacaccccccacacccccagcagCTCCGACGAACACTCGCCCCACAACGGCAGCCTCTACACCATCGAGTCGCCCCCTGCCCCACAGAGGCAGCTGGCGCGGGACACGAAGCACACGGCGGGTACGGCCCTCTGACCTGCCCCGGAGGTGGGAGAGCCCGCGGCCGTGGGAGGCCTCCAGTCAGCGTGCATCGGTGGGGACACCATCAGGAGGCCGCTCGGGGCCTGTGCTGGCTCTCACCTGACTGTGGCCGCTCTCCCAAGTccagacaccccccacccccccagccttGCTTCTGGTGATCTCGAACCCTTCAGGACCTTGCCCCTAGTTGgctgcttttatttccttcttttgcaaTTGACTTGGAGGATCCTCTGTTCCGTGCATCGGGCTgcagatgatttttatttttttcaaatgctgtTTTTCTACAAAGCGTTCTAGAACGTTTTAACTTAGGCCTCAACATTTAACATCTAGACGTTTCCCATGAATCTGTGGACTTCCTGTGTCTCTCATGACATCAGAAGATCTGGCCATGCTGGGTCGGACAGGTAGAAGGGCAGGCTGAGGTCCCTCgccccagcctctgcccctccGCAACCCTGCTTGTGGCATCGTCTTCCACACCTAGTGGCGTTTGAGTTTGCGGCTCCTGACCCAAAGCCAGCTCCCTTCTGGGCAGCTATGCAGACAGGACCTGAGTGAGGAGCTGGCCACCCACTGTCCAGGGCAGGCCAAGCGAGTTGGGACCAGCAAGGCTGGATGGCCAGAGGCCACATTCATGGACCATCCTGGGCTTGGAGGTGGAGCTGCCCACGTCTATCCCTGGGGTGCGCCCTGAGCTCCCACTGAAACGCCCCTTCTCCCTGCAGACACGAAGTCAGTGCCGGAAGGGGGCAGCAGCTGTAGCAGCCGCTCCATCAAGAAAGAGGATGACTCGTCCCAGTCCTCCTGTGTGGTGGACACCACCACCCGAGGGTGTGCCGAGGAGCCCACCAGCTGGCGAGGTCTGTGCCCCGTGTGATGTGCGGGAAGAGGGCAGGGCCATGGGTCTGCAGCCACTGTCCCCTCCTGTCTGTCAGAGAACAGCCCCTCACGGGCCCTCGGGTGGCAGAGGGTGGTTTGATGCCCCCCGCACCTGCTGGggcccctgtggctcagcagacAGCATCCCACGCCCGGGTTACGAGGGGTCTGCACCTGTGCTGTCACAGGGGCCTCTGGCCTCAGGTGGCTGCTTAAGTCTAACAGTTACGGTGTAATCAGAATAAGAATCTGGCTGCCCAGCTGTACCAGCCACATAGCAGGTGTCCCAAGGCCACGTGTGGCCCGCGGCTGCTCAGGTGGACAGCGGGTACAGAACACTGTCACCGTTCCATAAACTTCCCCAGGAGGGTGTTGGCCTGGGCACAGGCGGCCAGTGCAGAGGCTGCAGGCCGCACTGGGCAGCAgtttgcctgggttcaaatccaggcttCTCAGCttgtgggctgggggtgggctgtGAGACTGAATCGGGGTTCTGGGTAAAGCCCAGCGGTCAGGTCCTGACACTCCCCCGGGGCATGTGGAAGCCGTGTGTATTGAGCAAGGATTTTCCTGAACAATCATTTTGGGCTGACTGGTAATGGGGGCCACCCCCAGATCAGGTATGTATGGGACGTGACCCAGCAGCATCAacttggggtggggggcccaGTCAGCCGCTTACTTCCTTGAGGCCCAGACAGGGGCCTCCTCCTGTCTCGGCTGTAAAGCTGGTGTCCCCCTGGCAAGGTACAGGTGTCACTGCCCTAGCCAGGTACCTGCCTGGTGGGCCAGGAGCAGGAAGGGAAGCACCTTCAAGGAGTCAGGACTTGGgaattccccagcagtccagaggttaggactctgcgctctcACTACCAAGGGCCAGGTTccggtcagggaagatcccacaagctgcagggtgaaaaaaaaaagtcaggactTCGAATGACAGCAGGTTCCTGGGGTCTTTTCAGATAGGATGGCTCCTGGGGGGCGGGGTCTCAGCCCAGGGGAGCCCACccccctgggggcggggcctcaaCCCCACAGTGCTCAGCTCACTGGTTTCTCGATTTTTCTCTTGGAAGGTCGTTTTGGCCCCTCCGTGATCCGGGGCCTCCTGGCCGTGAGCTTGACCGCTAACGCCCTCTTCACCTCGGCCTACCTGTACCAGAGCCTGCGCTGACCCGCGGTCCGCAGCCTCCCGGCACCCGGAGGGTCTCAGAGGGTGCGCCCAGGTGCATGCCGCTTCCACCACTGCCGGCCTTGGTCCCCCAGAGGGCCCGCCGCCTCCGCCCTCTTCTCCAGGGCCCTTGACATCGCCTCCGGAGGGAGTCCTGTTCCTGACGCCTTCTCCACACCTAACAGACTGCACGGCTGGGCGTGGTCTCGGGGCGCAGTCCTGCCCGCTCTCCTCCTCGGCTGGCATCAGATGTGCGTTTGGTGCTGACACTCTGGTCCCCAAGCCAGAGATCGTGGAggggctgtgtgactctggggtCCCCTCCCTACCGCCCAGCCCTGCCTGGCAGGAATGCCACTACTACTGTGAGGGGAGCAGGAGCTGGGCTGCCCCCCGACCTCGCGTCCCCGGGCTGTGATCACCTCTTTGTACTGTACCCCCTGACCGGGTCAAATGCCCCCTGGACACCCCCATGAGGACCGGCACCATCCGCCCTTGTCCTGCACCATGCTGTGGGTTAGGCCTGCCCTCTGGCTCTCCCAGGTGGGCAGTAAGTTTCCTGCCCAGGCCTCCTCAGAGTTCCTGGGTCTCCGGGGCCCAGCTGGACTAGTGTAAGCACCCCCACAAGCTCCCTTCTCCCTGCTGCACCCCCATTTTATTACCTCTGGTGATCTTCCCAGGCAACAGCCCGGCCACCCTGAGAACACTACCCAGGGCCACCCCGTCTCCAGGCCCCTCCCTCATGCACGGCTCGGGGGCTTTGCTGGGCCCCTCTGCCCGCAGGTCTCTGAGGACCCTGGAGCCCTGCCCCCATCCTGCCGTGAGTTCGGCTCCTCTAGGCGTCCTGCGGTCGCAGTGGGCTCAGTGTGACCTCTGTCTCCAGGCCACCGTGGCCGGCCTGCTTCCTACCCCGAACCCCTCAGTCCTGCCACTGCCCTTCCAACTGATATTGCGGGTTTGTCCCCCACGCAgccccccaccctgggctggAGTCCCATCCTGCCCCCAAAAGTCGGGCACAGGGACCCTCACGGGGCCGTGAGGAGTGAGAAGACTGCCTGTGGGAGTCAGGATCCCCACGCCGCTGCCCCAGGCTCTGGGCGCAGGTGTGGGGaggcgtgcatgcatgcacactcccACGTGTCACTGCACGTTTGTGCCACTCGGTGAACTCTGAGTCTCCTTGGGGGAGGGTCGTGAGGGCAGGGGAAGGGTCTTCACTCTGTCATTCAGggataaagtttaattttatttttctacacatTTTTGCCAGGTCAGGCATTCTGCTCCTAAGCAGGATGCCCCCAATTCTCCCTGCCAGGGAGGTTTAGTTTTTTTAAGCTTCGGGTgcttttttagtaatttttttttggtttttttttttttaccatgtggGGAAGGAGATTGTTCTGACTTCCCCCACTCCTGAGAGCTACTGTttcctgccctgccccccaccccggaaCACGGGGAATTGGGGGGCCAGGGGCCACGTCAGGTCCCTGACTCCAACTGCCAGAGATGGTTCCAACTCGGAGGTGATGCCTCTTGGCCCCCATCTATACAGTGGGCATGTGTGTcgagttttttaattttactttttgccTACCCAAGCCAAACTCCATTCCCAAATGCCCTTCTTCTTTGGCTCTGAGGAAGCCCCAACTGAGTGCCCAGCCCCCTTCTGTCGCCCCGGCCAGCCAGGCCCCTCCTGCCCAGGGCCTGTGATCCCAGTGCCCCCCAGGGGCAGGGCAGAGGCTGAGCCAGGAGGGGTCTGACTTATGTTTTCTTTCAGATAAACACGCaaccttatttttctttacaaaagcagaaaaggaaaccaaaaaagaTACCAACCTTTGAACTACACCTCAATCTGTCCTGTCTTCATTTGCTTTACTCAGGCGCCAGACagggttgtgtgtatgtgttgggggAGTGTGGGTGGAGGCATATTCACTCTTGATCAGAGCCCAGGTTGAGCGGCCCAGGGCTTCTGGTGTTGAGCGGTGGGTACCAGTGGCTTTGTTCCCAGAAGGGCTGAGGGATTTGAACAGGACATCAGCAGAGACATActtgaccaacaaaggtccatctagtcaaagctgtggtctttccagtagtcatgtatgaatgtgagagttggaccataaataaggctaagcaccaaagaattgatgcttttgaactgtagtttgaaagagaagactctcgagactcccttggactacaagaagatcaaaccagtcaatcctaaaggaaatcagccctgaaca includes:
- the TMEM201 gene encoding transmembrane protein 201 isoform X2; protein product: MEGVNALLARCPTAGLAGGLGVTACAAAGVLLYRIARRMKPTHTVVNCWFCNQDTVVPYGNRNCWDCPHCEQYNGFQENGDYNKPIPAQYLEHLNHVVSGSPGPRAPAQPPQWVSSQVLLCRRCSHHQTTKIKQLAAFSPRDEGRYDEEVEVYRHHLEQMYKLCRPCQAAVEHYIKHQNRQLRALLLSHQFRRREADQTYTQSFCASAVKSPAQVIVLRALAFLACAFLLTTALYGTSNPFVPGAPLPPAMPPGSNGSAPPDNGTAAGAEGWRQLLGLLPEHAAEKLREAWAFGQSHQMGVVALGLLTCLLAMLLAGRIRLRRIDAFSSGLWALLLGLHLAEQHLQAASPHWLDTLKLSTTSLCCLVGFTAAVATRKATGPRRFRPRRCFPGDSAGLFPTGPSLAVPCPSLSITGPSPSLFVPAPPGFLPIANQQLFRSPRRASPSSLPGRLSRALSLGTIPSLTRADYFSLLSGSCPSSPVPSPAPSVAGSVASSAGSLRHRRPLISPARLNLKGQKLLLFPSPPGDTPHTPSSSDEHSPHNGSLYTIESPPAPQRQLARDTKHTADTKSVPEGGSSCSSRSIKKEDDSSQSSCVVDTTTRGCAEEPTSWRGRFGPSVIRGLLAVSLTANALFTSAYLYQSLR
- the TMEM201 gene encoding transmembrane protein 201 isoform X1, encoding MEGVNALLARCPTAGLAGGLGVTACAAAGVLLYRIARRMKPTHTVVNCWFCNQDTVVPYGNRNCWDCPHCEQYNGFQENGDYNKPIPAQYLEHLNHVVSGSPGPRAPAQPPQWVSSQVLLCRRCSHHQTTKIKQLAAFSPRDEGRYDEEVEVYRHHLEQMYKLCRPCQAAVEHYIKHQNRQLRALLLSHQFRRREADQTYTQSFCASAVKSPAQVIVLRALAFLACAFLLTTALYGTSNPFVPGAPLPPAMPPGSNGSAPPDNGTAAGAEGWRQLLGLLPEHAAEKLREAWAFGQSHQMGVVALGLLTCLLAMLLAGRIRLRRIDAFSSGLWALLLGLHLAEQHLQAASPHWLDTLKLSTTSLCCLVGFTAAVATRKATGPRRFRPRRCFPGDSAGLFPTGPSLAVPCPSLSITGPSPSLFVPAPPGFLPIANQQLFRSPRRASPSSLPGRLSRALSLGTIPSLTRADSGYLFSGSRPPSQVSRPGEVSVSDYFSLLSGSCPSSPVPSPAPSVAGSVASSAGSLRHRRPLISPARLNLKGQKLLLFPSPPGDTPHTPSSSDEHSPHNGSLYTIESPPAPQRQLARDTKHTADTKSVPEGGSSCSSRSIKKEDDSSQSSCVVDTTTRGCAEEPTSWRGRFGPSVIRGLLAVSLTANALFTSAYLYQSLR